A genome region from Myroides fluvii includes the following:
- a CDS encoding transposase, producing MKVNVKKIQKSRVYSEEFKREIVSLFEKGTYSVLQISRLYKIPNSAIYRWIYKFSIFNEPGQRIVEMKASNTNKVKELEAKVKELERMVGQKQIQVDFYSKLIEIASEELDYDILKNSNTPQSTGSAKKRNK from the coding sequence ATGAAAGTAAACGTTAAAAAAATTCAAAAGAGTCGTGTTTATTCTGAAGAATTCAAACGCGAGATTGTTAGTTTATTTGAAAAAGGGACCTATAGTGTCCTTCAAATAAGTCGTTTATACAAAATTCCTAACTCTGCAATTTACCGATGGATTTATAAATTTTCTATCTTTAATGAACCAGGACAAAGAATTGTAGAGATGAAAGCAAGTAACACAAACAAAGTAAAAGAGCTAGAAGCTAAGGTTAAAGAACTAGAGCGCATGGTTGGTCAGAAACAAATTCAGGTAGATTTCTATTCTAAACTTATAGAAATCGCTAGTGAAGAGTTAGATTATGACATATTAAAAAACTCAAACACCCCACAATCAACTGGTTCCGCCAAGAAAAGGAACAAATAA
- a CDS encoding phytase — MKNKTIYFLLSLALLTSCKDKLAPVAPDAIQPGVVTEQTVFDTDDPAIWINKIDQSKSLVIGTDKENGGGLYAYDLQGKIVRKYTDMARPNNVDIAYDFPYQNELIDIAIVTERNANAIRIFRLPELTPIDEGGLKVFEGETTEGYNEPMGIALYEGGEGETKVFYAIVGRKNGPAEGYLEQYAYQTRADGKVELQLVRKFGAYSGKKEIEAIAVDQELGYVYYSDEGAGVRKYHADPTKGDQELAFFAQSDAKRDHEGIAIYKKDALTGYLVVSNQQDNSILIYPREGEANQPHQHQLITTIPVAAIECDGLEITAQGLDPRFPKGMLVMMSNGKVFHYYDWAMIQEKIDQTKK, encoded by the coding sequence ATGAAAAATAAAACAATATACTTCTTACTTAGCTTGGCATTGCTAACAAGCTGTAAAGATAAATTAGCTCCAGTAGCTCCAGATGCCATTCAACCAGGGGTTGTAACAGAACAAACGGTTTTTGATACCGATGATCCCGCCATTTGGATTAACAAAATCGATCAATCCAAAAGTTTGGTTATTGGAACAGATAAAGAAAATGGCGGTGGACTCTATGCTTATGATTTACAAGGGAAGATTGTGCGTAAATACACCGATATGGCACGTCCAAATAACGTGGATATCGCCTATGATTTCCCATATCAAAATGAATTAATCGATATTGCCATAGTAACCGAGCGCAATGCAAATGCTATCCGAATATTTAGATTACCTGAATTAACGCCAATTGACGAAGGGGGATTGAAGGTGTTTGAAGGGGAGACAACGGAAGGATATAACGAACCGATGGGAATTGCCCTTTATGAAGGAGGAGAAGGAGAGACAAAAGTATTTTATGCCATTGTAGGACGAAAAAACGGACCTGCTGAGGGGTATTTAGAACAATATGCTTATCAAACTCGTGCGGATGGAAAGGTAGAGTTGCAGTTGGTGAGAAAATTTGGTGCTTATAGCGGAAAGAAAGAAATTGAAGCGATTGCTGTCGACCAAGAATTGGGGTATGTGTACTATTCCGATGAGGGAGCAGGAGTGCGTAAATATCACGCTGATCCAACAAAGGGAGATCAAGAGTTGGCCTTCTTTGCGCAATCGGATGCGAAACGCGATCACGAAGGAATCGCCATCTATAAAAAAGATGCGTTAACTGGTTATTTGGTGGTGTCCAATCAACAAGATAATTCCATTCTGATCTACCCAAGAGAAGGAGAAGCCAATCAACCACATCAACATCAGTTAATTACCACTATTCCCGTGGCTGCCATTGAATGTGATGGATTGGAAATTACCGCTCAAGGATTGGATCCTCGATTTCCAAAAGGCATGTTAGTGATGATGAGCAACGGCAAAGTATTTCATTATTACGATTGGGCAATGATTCAAGAAAAAATTGATCAAACGAAAAAATAA
- a CDS encoding metallophosphoesterase, with protein sequence MKNILYTLFLLSFTGLAQAQTPFEYEKSTGYSGQNIPSLQYQEDSFNFLVLGDFGRVGDYYQKEVAREMGNAMVVLDGEFVVSVGDNFYPNGVASTQDYHWTSSFEQVYTNPSLYADWYVALGNHDYLGNVQAQVDYSKISRRWNMPDRYYSKTFKLDNGKKLLLVVMDTNPFIDNYRKSAKYGDLKEQDTAKQLQWLEETLGQAGEDIQWKIVVGHHPMYSGGKRKVNKDTQGFEQQFADFFDRHQVDAYICGHEHDLQIIKPKNRYTTQFLSGAASEVRPTGTMEHTIFTAAEPGFMTFSILNNTLTVQVVKANKENGEVIYTHAIQKKK encoded by the coding sequence ATGAAGAACATACTATATACTTTATTTTTACTTAGTTTCACGGGGTTAGCCCAGGCACAAACGCCTTTTGAATACGAAAAGAGCACAGGCTATTCTGGACAAAATATCCCGAGTTTACAATACCAAGAAGACAGTTTTAATTTCTTAGTTTTAGGGGATTTTGGACGTGTAGGGGATTATTATCAAAAAGAAGTAGCCCGAGAGATGGGCAACGCTATGGTGGTACTTGATGGAGAATTTGTCGTTTCGGTTGGGGATAATTTCTATCCCAATGGCGTAGCGAGTACACAGGATTATCATTGGACATCTTCTTTTGAACAAGTGTATACCAATCCGTCACTCTATGCCGATTGGTATGTTGCTTTGGGAAATCACGATTATTTGGGGAACGTACAAGCACAAGTGGATTATTCTAAAATCAGCAGACGTTGGAATATGCCAGACCGCTATTACAGTAAAACGTTTAAATTGGACAATGGAAAAAAACTGTTGTTGGTGGTAATGGATACCAATCCGTTTATTGATAATTACCGAAAAAGTGCCAAATACGGAGATTTAAAAGAACAAGATACAGCCAAGCAGCTGCAGTGGTTGGAAGAAACACTGGGACAAGCAGGGGAAGATATCCAATGGAAAATTGTGGTAGGACACCATCCGATGTACAGCGGAGGAAAGCGAAAAGTCAATAAAGATACCCAAGGATTCGAGCAGCAATTTGCCGATTTCTTTGATCGCCATCAAGTAGATGCATATATCTGTGGACATGAACACGATCTGCAAATCATCAAACCCAAGAATAGATATACGACCCAATTCTTATCGGGTGCAGCGAGTGAAGTTCGCCCAACAGGAACCATGGAGCACACGATTTTTACAGCAGCTGAACCGGGGTTTATGACCTTTTCAATTCTGAATAATACCTTGACAGTGCAGGTGGTAAAAGCAAATAAAGAAAATGGAGAAGTTATTTATACCCATGCCATTCAAAAGAAAAAATAA
- a CDS encoding TonB-dependent receptor, producing MKVKYFLFFFTLCLAWTLQAQNADKKHGIVSGRVIDATDKSSLPGAAVLLNNGKQYTISNTNGYYEFLNIPVGHYTLSVSYIGYAPIEQEVEVTAGQNTVINLSLSTDIQTLEGIVIIGDRLKGQAKALNQQKNNANVTNVISADQVGRFPDSNVGDALKRVPGITMQNDQGEARNIVIRGLASSLNSVTLNGDRIPSAEGDNRNVQMDLIPSDMISSIEVNKTLTPDMDADAIGGSVDLITRASPYGERISATVAGGYNPIREKGNYIGSFVYGNRFLDSKFGMILSGSYNSNNFGSDNVEGVWDQDDHGNVYISEYDIRKYDVQRVRRSFSGAFDYKINDNHTIYASAMYNWRDDRENRYRVRYRGITPEYDAENNITGYKGDIRRETKGGIDNNRNKNTRLEDQRVQNYALSGEHLWSSNLDMDWSVNYARASEDRPGERYLDFQNKKVAMIEDLSNGDFPLITAAKDTPENFSFRKLTENHNFTKDSEFGAKLNFRIPFSVIEDQKGRLRFGGRLRLKDKKRDNMFYEYTPIAPNAIGKLAEVPNNFYDGKDFQPGSKYVPGYFASKEYLGGLDLNKATLFEKEAKPEEYLALNYKAKEKIYAGYIRWDQDFNENLSMIVGARVEHTSIDYTGNHIVDESDLVGEVNNTNSYTNVMPSLTFKYQTDTDWIYRAAFTTALARPDYYALAPYISVVSQDNALAAGNPDLKATYAYNFDLMAEKYFQSVGMFSAGVFYKNLNDFIYTYRSDSFNQDNFNAAFPDQVNPIKAGDNWKFMQQRNGDQVNLFGVEVAFQRQLDFIPGKFFKGLGIYVNYTYTHSEAKGITNADGEVRKNMELPGSAPHMFNGSLSWENERFSARISLNYASDYLDALGGNSFEDSYYDKQLFLDANASYKITSYLRVFAEANNLTNQPLRYYQGVSNRVKQMEYYQPKFTLGLKFDL from the coding sequence ATGAAAGTAAAGTACTTCTTATTCTTTTTTACCCTTTGTTTGGCGTGGACCTTACAAGCGCAAAATGCGGATAAAAAACATGGTATTGTATCCGGACGCGTGATTGATGCAACAGATAAAAGCTCGCTTCCAGGAGCAGCCGTACTATTAAATAACGGAAAACAATATACTATTAGCAATACCAATGGTTATTATGAGTTTTTAAATATACCTGTGGGACACTATACCTTATCTGTTAGTTATATCGGATATGCTCCTATCGAACAAGAGGTAGAAGTGACGGCAGGACAAAATACAGTAATCAACCTCAGTTTATCTACCGATATTCAAACCTTAGAGGGGATCGTTATTATAGGAGATCGTCTAAAAGGACAAGCCAAGGCGTTAAATCAACAAAAGAACAACGCCAATGTAACCAACGTAATTTCGGCGGATCAAGTGGGGCGTTTTCCCGATTCTAACGTAGGGGATGCGTTAAAACGCGTACCGGGAATTACGATGCAAAACGACCAAGGAGAGGCACGTAATATTGTAATTAGAGGATTGGCTTCAAGCTTAAACTCTGTCACTTTAAATGGTGACCGCATTCCTTCTGCAGAAGGAGACAATCGAAATGTACAGATGGATTTAATTCCTTCGGACATGATTTCGTCTATTGAAGTAAATAAAACCTTAACCCCAGATATGGATGCGGATGCGATTGGAGGATCGGTTGATTTGATTACTCGCGCTTCGCCTTATGGAGAGCGTATTTCAGCAACCGTGGCGGGAGGATACAACCCCATTCGAGAGAAAGGGAATTACATCGGAAGTTTTGTGTATGGAAACCGCTTCTTGGATTCTAAATTTGGGATGATTTTAAGTGGATCGTACAACAGCAATAACTTTGGTTCTGACAACGTAGAAGGGGTATGGGATCAAGATGATCACGGCAATGTGTATATCAGTGAATATGACATTAGAAAATATGATGTACAACGTGTACGCCGCAGTTTCTCAGGAGCTTTTGACTATAAAATCAATGACAACCATACGATTTATGCCAGTGCGATGTACAACTGGAGAGATGACAGAGAAAATCGTTACCGCGTGCGTTATAGAGGGATTACGCCTGAATATGATGCAGAGAACAATATCACAGGGTATAAAGGAGATATCCGCAGAGAAACAAAAGGAGGAATCGACAATAACCGCAATAAGAATACGCGTTTAGAAGATCAACGCGTACAAAATTACGCCTTAAGTGGTGAGCATTTATGGTCGAGTAATTTGGATATGGATTGGTCGGTAAACTATGCGCGTGCTTCAGAAGATAGACCAGGTGAGCGTTATTTGGATTTTCAAAACAAGAAAGTAGCGATGATAGAAGATTTGTCCAATGGCGATTTTCCTTTAATCACGGCTGCAAAAGATACACCCGAAAACTTTAGCTTTAGAAAATTAACGGAAAACCACAACTTTACCAAAGACAGTGAGTTTGGGGCTAAATTGAATTTTAGAATTCCTTTCTCCGTAATTGAAGATCAAAAAGGGCGTTTGCGCTTTGGAGGACGTTTGCGTCTAAAAGACAAGAAACGCGATAATATGTTCTATGAATATACACCTATTGCTCCCAATGCAATCGGTAAGTTAGCTGAGGTTCCAAACAACTTCTACGACGGAAAAGACTTTCAGCCAGGAAGTAAATACGTTCCTGGATATTTTGCTTCTAAAGAATACTTAGGAGGATTGGATCTCAACAAGGCTACTTTATTTGAAAAAGAAGCCAAACCAGAAGAATACCTGGCGTTGAATTACAAAGCCAAAGAAAAAATTTACGCAGGATATATCCGTTGGGATCAAGATTTCAATGAAAACTTATCCATGATTGTTGGAGCTCGTGTAGAGCATACGAGTATTGATTATACCGGAAATCACATTGTGGATGAGAGTGATTTAGTTGGAGAGGTAAACAATACCAACAGCTATACCAATGTAATGCCGAGTTTGACGTTTAAATATCAAACGGATACCGATTGGATCTATAGAGCAGCTTTTACAACGGCTTTAGCAAGACCCGATTATTACGCTTTAGCTCCGTATATCAGTGTAGTCTCTCAAGATAATGCTCTTGCAGCAGGTAATCCTGATTTGAAAGCGACCTATGCGTATAACTTTGACTTAATGGCAGAAAAATACTTCCAATCGGTAGGGATGTTTTCTGCAGGAGTGTTCTACAAAAATTTAAATGACTTTATTTACACCTATCGTTCAGATTCATTCAACCAGGATAATTTCAATGCGGCTTTCCCAGACCAAGTAAACCCAATTAAAGCAGGGGATAACTGGAAGTTTATGCAACAGCGCAATGGAGATCAAGTGAACTTATTTGGAGTTGAGGTTGCGTTTCAGAGACAATTGGATTTTATTCCAGGGAAATTCTTTAAGGGATTGGGTATTTATGTAAACTATACCTACACCCATTCAGAGGCAAAGGGAATTACCAATGCGGATGGAGAAGTTAGAAAAAATATGGAATTACCAGGGTCAGCTCCTCATATGTTTAACGGATCTTTATCTTGGGAAAATGAACGCTTCTCTGCGCGTATTTCCTTAAACTATGCTTCGGATTACTTAGATGCTTTAGGAGGAAACAGTTTTGAAGATAGTTACTACGACAAACAATTGTTTTTAGATGCCAATGCCTCTTATAAAATCACTTCGTATTTACGCGTATTTGCTGAAGCGAATAACTTAACGAATCAACCGTTGCGCTATTACCAAGGGGTGAGTAACCGCGTAAAACAAATGGAATACTACCAACCGAAGTTTACGTTGGGACTAAAATTTGATTTATAA